From Larus michahellis chromosome 8, bLarMic1.1, whole genome shotgun sequence, one genomic window encodes:
- the KANK4 gene encoding KN motif and ankyrin repeat domain-containing protein 4 produces MEKTDANGQPPKPDGEQEQPRSLPYSVETPYGFHLDLDFLKYVDDIEKGHTIRRVHIHRKAKQPKFSTLPRNFSLPENGSRGCVSAPTKSWTATCSFPQRKASLGAEDTPRPLLPNELTLPMADEPSYRRKALLAETWRQAELGRQEDELWGRPQLLRASSMPAALPPGQPPPGDGRVPSSLRPPPQPCREQGGSETTFRPGSDGIVLNLPREMSSEQDVSLGQKEHPSGGSPGLVQVQPLWQSQHPAVPQLQVVMESGGEEGDAADASGRSALDRGEPASPGALQLTEENTNPGEGELSVSEITPNVLKEAEEGSVRAGENKESCGPQPGDAGEPGGVAALKLQVAALEEQLSKKKEELERIRAVLEQQDHEIKEKEKSIKLLASSKAQLEEKLCRETMEGAKQSSRALQCYDAAVNTDLSQVTGAKQAHDKGINVNIPISTKSIGCSVHRADNMNAPGARRDQGLAEACSGVGVGEGPGHFGEATIEAGLHTPCFTQLKIDEHLSDDNQNHRNNYDTQSLAAHAVTAEGSRGTRIGSNTGENKAGFGEAKPRDGLEEEGPPDHEDLPAVDPIGQYVKKIQELLQEQWLCLEHGYPELASAIKQPASKLSSIQNQLVNSLNSLLSAYSTQGPADKENSNTHYQQLEISPTTSLKSIMKKKGYGFHAGGNGTKKNLQFVGVNGGYETTSSEDTSCEDSPSDGDAESETERRADDLEPTQVKAGDESEGASSGTSSQERPEDDDLQEPLAEAAPCPQHKADRWKPSEDFLADCQLLSQHLSELSTTSDKHLRHILSTVCQEWFRVSSRKSSSPEVVAAYLKALGTIQPQLLEMVVNLADRNGNTALHYSVSHSNFPIAKLLLDTGVCRLDLQNRAGYTAVMLTPLAAAETGEDMEVVMKLLKEGDVNLRAAQGGQTALMLGVSHERDDMVRALLSCQADVNLQDEEGTTALMVACRLGNADIVRLLLAQPGCQVALTDKGGNSALSLAQRAARGDIAALLQAHAKQSPSLSA; encoded by the exons ATGGAGAAGACAGATG CAAACGGCCAGCCACCCAAACCCgatggggagcaggagcagccccgcagcctcccctACTCCGTGGAGACGCCGTACGGCTTCCACCTGGACCTGGACTTCCTGAAGTATGTGGATGACATCGAGAAGGGGCACACCATCAGGAGGGTTCACATCCACCGGAAAGCCAAGCAGCCGAAATTCAGCACCCTGCCCCGAAACTTCAGCCTGCCCGAGAACGGCTCCCGGGGGTGCGTGTCCGCCCCCACCAAGAGCTGGACGGCGacctgctccttcccccagcGCAAGGCGTCCCTGGGGGCGGAGGACaccccccgtcccctcctgcccaaCGAGCTGACCCTTCCCATGGCCGATGAGCCGAGTTACCGGAGAAAAGCCCTTTTGGCGGAGACGTGGCGGCAGGCGgagctggggaggcaggaggacgAGCTCTGGGGGCGGCCGCAGCTACTGCGAGCCTCCAGCATGCCGGCTGCCCTGCCGCCCGGCCAGCCCCCGCCGGGGGACGGACGGGTGCCCTCGTCCCTCCGGCCACCTCCCCAGCCTTGTCGCGAGCAGGGTGGCTCCGAAACCACGTTTCGCCCCGGCTCCGATGGCATCGTGTTAAATCTTCCCCGGGAGATGAGCTCGGAGCAAGATGTCTCCTTGGGGCAGAAGGAGCATCCCAGTGGAGGCAGCCCGGGGCTGGTGCAGGTGCAGCCCCTGTGGCAGAGCCAGCATCCCGCCGTGCCGCAGCTGCAGGTGGTGATGGAGAGCGGAGGCGAGGAGGGCGATGCTGCCGACGCCAGCGGTCGCTCTGCCTTGGACAGGGGTGAACCAGCGTCACCGGGTGCCCTCCAGCTCACAGAGGAGAACACAAACCCTGGGGAAGGGGAGTTAAGTGTGAGTGAAATCACTCCGAACGTGCTGAAGgaagctgaggaggggagtgtcCGGGCTGGAGAGAACAAGGAGAGCTGCGGTCCTCAGCCTGGTGATGCCGGAGAGCCCGGCGGGGTTGCCGCACTGAAGCTGCAGGTTGCTGctctggaggagcagctgagcaAGAAGAAGGAGGAACTTGAGCGGATCAGGgcagtgctggagcagcaggaTCATGAAatcaaggagaaggagaaaagcattAAGTTACTGGCCAGCTCCAAAGCTCAGCTGGAAGAGAAGCTGTGCCGGGAAACCATGGAAGGTGccaagcagagcagcagggctttgCAATGCTACGATGCCGCAGTGAACACCGACCTCTCGCAGGTAACCGGGGCCAAGCAAGCCCATGATAAAGGCATCAATGTAAATATCCCCATCTCCACCAAATCCATAGGATGCAGCGTCCACAGAGCAGACAACATGAACGCGCCGGGTGCTCGGAGAGATCAGGGACTGGCAGAGGCTTGCAGTGGTGTCGGTGTCGGAGAGGGACCCGGACATTTTGGTGAAGCCACCATCGAGGCTGGCCTTCACACACCGTGCTTCACCCAGCTGAAGATTGACGAGCACCTCAGCGATGACAATCAGAACCACAGGAATAACTACGATACCCAGAGTCTCGCTGCTCACGCAGTGACTGCAGAAGGCTCTCGAGGAACAAGAATTGGttcaaacacaggagaaaacaagGCGGGCTTTGGCGAAGCTAAACCTCGAGATGGGCTGGAAGAGGAGGGTCCCCCTGACCACGAGGATCTCCCTGCTGTTGACCCCATCGGCCAATACgtaaaaaaaatccaggagcTTTTGCAGGAGCAGTGGCTGTGTTTGGAGCATGGCTACCCCGAGCTAGCGAGCGCTATTAAACAGCCGGCCTCCAAGCTCAGCTCCATACAGAACCAATTAGTTAATTCCTTAAACTCGTTGCTGTCTGCCTACTCTACGCAAGGGCCCGCGGATAAGGAGAATTCGAACACACACTATCAACAGTTGG AAATCTCTCCAACCACAAGTCTTAAATCTATCATGAAAAAGAAAGGTTATGGTTTCCATGCAGGAGGCAATGGGACCAAAAAGAATCTTCAGTTTGTTGGGGTAAATGGTGG CTACGAAACGACTTCAAGTGAAGACACAAGTTGTGAAGACAGCCCGTCGGACGGGGATGCGGAGAGCGAGACGGAGAGAAGAGCTGATGATTTGGAGCCCACACAGGTGAAAGCTGGAGATGAAAGCGAGGGGGCTTCGTCGGGGACCTCCTCGCAGGAGAGACCTGAGGATGATGACCTGCAGGAGCCATTGGCAGAAGCAGCACCTTGCCCTCAGCACAAGGCTGACAG ATGGAAACCCTCTGAAGATTTCCTTGCCGACTGCCAGCTACTCAGCCAGCACCTCTCAGAACTCAGCACCACCAGCGACAAGCATCTG CGGCACATCCTGAGCACCGTCTGCCAGGAGTGGTTCCGGGTGTCGAGCCGCAAGTCTTCCAGCCCGGAGGTGGTCGCAGCGTATCTCAAGGCGCTGGGGACcatccagccccagctcctggagaTGGTGGTGAACCTGGCTGACAGGAATGGCAACACGGCTCTTCACTACAGCGTTTCCCACTCCAACTTCCCAATTGCAAAGCTCCTGCTGGACACAG GTGTGTGCCGCCTGGACCTGCAGAACCGCGCCGGCTACACGGCGGTGATGCTCACCCCGCTGGCAGCTGCCGAGACGGGCGAGGACATGGAGGTGGTGatgaagctgctgaaggaggggGACGTCAACCTGCGAGCCGCCCAG GGAGGCCAGACCGCCCTGATGCTGGGGGTCAGCCACGAGCGGGACGACATGGTGCGAGCCCTCCTCTCCTGCCAGGCCGACGTCAACCTGCAGGACGAGGAGGGGACGACGGCCCTGATGGTGGCCTGCCGGCTTGGCAATGCCGACATCGTCCGGCTCCTCTTGGCCCAGCCCGGCTGCCAGGTCGCGTTGACGGACAAG gGTGGTAACTCGGCCCTGTCGCTGGCCCAGCGCGCTGCCCGGGGGGACATCGCCGCGCTCCTGCAAGCCCACGCCAAGCAGAGCCCGTCCCTCTCAGCGTGA